In Arthrobacter sp. UKPF54-2, the following are encoded in one genomic region:
- a CDS encoding 3-hydroxyacyl-CoA dehydrogenase family protein: MSNSALPSNLPATVGVLGGGRMGAGIAHAFLVNGANVLVVERDEQSAEAARERVESAAAKSIERGATDANLDEMVSRLSVTVDYDDFKDRQLVVEAVPEDWDLKVASLRGIEQRLAADAYLASNTSSLSVNGLARELKRPQNFLGLHFFNPVPASTLIEVVLGEQTSEALAHAARGWVEALGKTAVVVNDAPGFASSRLGVAIALEAMRMVEEGVASAEDIDNAMVLGYKHPTGPLRTTDIVGLDVRLGIAEYLASTLGERFAPPQILRDKVARGELGRKTGKGFFDWTT, encoded by the coding sequence ATGAGCAACTCGGCACTCCCCTCGAATCTCCCCGCGACCGTCGGAGTGCTCGGCGGCGGCCGCATGGGCGCGGGCATCGCCCATGCCTTCCTGGTCAACGGCGCCAACGTGCTCGTCGTCGAGCGCGACGAGCAGTCCGCCGAGGCGGCCCGGGAGCGCGTGGAATCAGCGGCGGCCAAGAGCATTGAGCGCGGCGCCACTGACGCCAACCTCGACGAGATGGTCTCCCGGCTCTCCGTGACCGTGGACTATGACGACTTCAAGGACCGCCAGCTCGTCGTCGAAGCCGTACCCGAAGACTGGGACCTCAAGGTGGCCTCGTTGCGCGGAATCGAGCAGCGGCTCGCAGCCGACGCGTACCTCGCCTCCAACACCTCCTCGCTCTCCGTCAACGGCCTGGCCCGCGAGCTGAAGCGCCCGCAGAACTTCCTGGGCCTGCACTTCTTCAACCCGGTCCCGGCATCCACTCTGATCGAGGTGGTCCTCGGGGAACAGACGTCCGAGGCCCTCGCCCACGCCGCCCGCGGCTGGGTGGAAGCCCTCGGCAAGACCGCCGTCGTGGTCAACGACGCCCCGGGATTCGCTTCCTCACGGCTGGGCGTCGCGATCGCGCTCGAAGCGATGCGCATGGTGGAGGAAGGCGTCGCCTCGGCCGAGGACATCGACAACGCCATGGTCCTGGGCTACAAACACCCCACCGGCCCGCTGCGCACCACCGACATCGTGGGCCTGGACGTCCGGCTGGGCATCGCCGAATACCTGGCCTCCACCCTGGGCGAGCGCTTTGCCCCGCCGCAGATCCTCCGGGACAAGGTGGCCCGCGGTGAACTCGGACGCAAGACCGGCAAAGGCTTCTTCGACTGGACCACCTGA
- a CDS encoding SRPBCC family protein, whose product MITVTGTVRSALEAGEAFAYLSAFEHTPEWDPGTPVVRKLSDGPVAVGHRYEAEAEFRGKRQTLIYEVVELAAGRITLRGENKAVISVDTIEVESTGPGSKVDYTAEFELKGWRKLAEPVVRPAFQSLAGPAMDGMKKALDSRASE is encoded by the coding sequence ATGATCACAGTCACCGGCACGGTCCGCTCAGCTCTGGAGGCCGGCGAGGCCTTCGCGTACCTCTCGGCGTTTGAGCACACGCCCGAATGGGATCCCGGAACTCCGGTGGTCAGGAAGCTTTCCGACGGGCCGGTCGCGGTAGGACACCGGTACGAGGCGGAAGCGGAGTTCCGTGGCAAGCGCCAGACGCTGATCTACGAGGTGGTGGAGCTGGCTGCAGGCCGCATCACGTTGCGCGGCGAGAACAAGGCCGTCATCTCGGTGGACACCATCGAGGTGGAGTCCACGGGCCCCGGCTCCAAAGTCGATTACACCGCGGAATTCGAGCTCAAAGGCTGGCGCAAACTCGCCGAACCGGTCGTGAGGCCGGCCTTCCAGTCCCTGGCCGGCCCCGCCATGGACGGCATGAAGAAGGCCCTCGACTCGCGGGCCTCAGAGTAG
- a CDS encoding GNAT family N-acetyltransferase → MNRIQPLTLTGQYVVLEPLSHDHHDGLVDAVRDGDLWKLWYTSVPAPEAMAAEIDRRLALQESGSMLPFTTRLLDRATGVPGRVIGMTTYMNIDAATPRVEIGSTWNAASAHGSGSNPDSKLLLLRHAFETLGCPAVEFRTHWLNHQSREAIARLGAKQDGVLRSHTRTADGVLRDTVVFSILEHEWPMVRSALEFRLAKRR, encoded by the coding sequence GTGAACCGCATTCAACCCCTCACTCTCACCGGCCAGTACGTGGTGCTGGAGCCGCTGAGCCACGACCACCACGACGGCCTGGTGGACGCGGTCCGGGACGGCGACCTCTGGAAGCTCTGGTACACCTCCGTCCCTGCGCCGGAAGCCATGGCCGCCGAGATCGACCGGCGACTGGCACTGCAGGAGTCTGGTTCGATGCTGCCCTTCACCACCCGGCTGCTTGACCGGGCCACCGGCGTCCCGGGCCGGGTGATCGGGATGACGACCTACATGAACATCGACGCCGCCACGCCCCGGGTGGAGATCGGATCCACCTGGAACGCCGCCTCCGCGCACGGCAGCGGCAGCAACCCGGACTCCAAGTTGCTGCTGCTGCGGCACGCCTTTGAAACCCTCGGCTGCCCGGCCGTCGAGTTCCGCACGCACTGGCTCAACCACCAGTCCCGCGAGGCGATCGCGCGGCTTGGAGCCAAACAGGACGGCGTCCTGCGCAGCCACACCCGGACGGCCGACGGCGTGCTACGCGACACCGTGGTGTTTTCCATCCTGGAACACGAGTGGCCGATGGTCCGGAGCGCCCTTGAGTTCAGGCTGGCGAAGCGGCGCTAG
- a CDS encoding tyrosine-protein phosphatase, producing MGWDGAVNAWHVAGSVYRMGRREWLTEDGWQQAYDDGIRTVIDLRNPEEIHRRDTDPPVSEEALAVFDVVHAPTEDPSNSEFRALCVPYLNDPASYPDNARIFPGKLAAVFKAVAAARGGVVIHCSAGRDRSGMIAAMLQDLAGAGEDAIALAYERALRAINEHHRVAATPHPHERYLPEDVLAPLVAGRRESLLRFVRQVKTEEFLGHNGVTVGQMAALMAKLGR from the coding sequence GTGGGCTGGGACGGGGCGGTCAACGCCTGGCACGTTGCCGGCAGCGTCTACCGGATGGGGCGCCGGGAGTGGCTCACCGAGGACGGCTGGCAGCAGGCCTACGACGACGGCATCCGCACCGTTATCGACCTCCGCAACCCTGAGGAAATCCACCGCCGCGACACCGACCCGCCGGTGAGCGAGGAGGCGCTGGCGGTGTTCGACGTCGTGCACGCCCCCACCGAGGACCCCTCCAACAGTGAATTCCGCGCCCTGTGCGTCCCCTACCTGAACGACCCGGCGTCCTATCCGGACAATGCCAGGATCTTCCCGGGCAAGCTCGCTGCCGTGTTCAAGGCCGTCGCGGCGGCCCGCGGCGGCGTCGTGATCCACTGCTCGGCAGGCCGGGACCGCAGCGGCATGATCGCAGCCATGCTCCAGGACCTGGCCGGAGCCGGGGAGGACGCCATTGCGCTGGCCTACGAGCGCGCCCTGCGGGCCATCAACGAACACCACCGGGTGGCCGCCACCCCGCATCCGCACGAGCGCTACCTGCCCGAGGACGTACTCGCGCCGCTGGTCGCAGGCCGCCGGGAAAGCCTCCTGCGCTTCGTGCGGCAGGTAAAAACCGAGGAGTTCCTGGGCCACAATGGGGTAACAGTCGGGCAAATGGCCGCCCTTATGGCCAAATTGGGGCGTTAG